From the genome of Geminocystis herdmanii PCC 6308, one region includes:
- a CDS encoding tetratricopeptide repeat protein, protein MEVENRVYKHIIPQIIISLLLGGMGLFPVALTAQAQTSQTVATRLNPQQRQQLYSLLQQGKQYVSIRDWNSALSIYRQAAVLDGDNPKIFSGMGYLYASLGDFPSAVNAYQQALTLAPDNGDFYSALGYTFAQIGDNAKAIESYEKAIALQPNNADNLTALGVLLLRNKQYGQVENYYRRAISIDPKNETAYDMMATALYQQDKNDEAITFLESSIEKFPDNSDLRLKLATAYFKGEKSAEGLQQLKILEDNQPNNPKIVLKMAMVYEQQQDLDKALTAYQKASALDNNSIQAYGGIARVLEQKQDDFRAIVAYRRFIELAPQNPYGYHRLGLLLKQRGRTAEAKQVLETAKNIYEQQGKLDSVAEVKKEL, encoded by the coding sequence ATGGAGGTTGAAAACCGAGTGTATAAGCACATTATCCCTCAAATAATTATCTCTTTACTTTTAGGAGGTATGGGGTTATTTCCCGTAGCATTGACGGCACAGGCTCAAACGTCTCAAACCGTTGCCACTAGATTGAATCCCCAACAAAGACAACAGTTATATAGTTTACTTCAACAAGGTAAACAGTATGTTTCCATCAGGGATTGGAATAGTGCTTTATCTATTTATCGTCAAGCAGCAGTTTTAGACGGTGATAATCCCAAAATATTTTCGGGCATGGGTTATCTTTATGCCTCTTTAGGTGATTTTCCCTCGGCAGTCAATGCCTATCAACAAGCTCTCACTCTTGCTCCTGATAATGGAGATTTTTATTCGGCTTTAGGTTATACTTTTGCTCAAATTGGTGACAATGCTAAGGCGATCGAATCCTATGAAAAAGCCATCGCCCTACAACCTAATAATGCCGATAATTTGACCGCTTTAGGGGTATTATTACTAAGAAATAAACAGTATGGACAAGTTGAAAATTACTATCGAAGGGCTATATCTATCGATCCCAAGAATGAAACTGCCTATGATATGATGGCAACCGCTCTTTATCAACAAGATAAAAATGATGAAGCTATCACCTTTTTAGAGAGTTCGATCGAAAAATTCCCCGACAACAGTGATTTAAGATTAAAATTAGCCACCGCTTACTTTAAAGGGGAAAAATCCGCCGAAGGATTACAACAACTCAAAATTTTAGAAGATAACCAGCCCAATAATCCTAAAATCGTCTTAAAAATGGCGATGGTATATGAACAACAACAAGATTTAGATAAAGCCTTAACCGCCTACCAAAAAGCATCCGCCCTTGATAACAATTCCATACAAGCCTACGGGGGCATTGCTAGAGTTTTAGAACAAAAACAAGATGATTTTCGTGCGATCGTTGCTTATCGTCGTTTTATTGAATTAGCCCCACAAAATCCCTATGGTTATCATCGTTTAGGCTTACTATTAAAACAAAGAGGCAGAACCGCAGAAGCCAAACAAGTCCTAGAAACAGCCAAAAATATTTATGAACAACAAGGTAAATTAGATAGCGTTGCCGAAGTAAAAAAAGAACTATAA
- the acpP gene encoding acyl carrier protein, whose product MNQEILEKVQEIVVEQLDVTADKVTPDANFVNDLDADSLDVVELVMALEEAFEIEISDEEAEKITTVAEAVNHIEAKTQAVA is encoded by the coding sequence ATGAACCAAGAAATATTAGAAAAAGTACAAGAAATTGTCGTCGAACAATTAGACGTTACCGCCGACAAAGTAACTCCTGATGCTAATTTTGTTAATGATTTAGATGCTGATTCCCTCGATGTAGTGGAATTAGTTATGGCTTTAGAAGAGGCTTTCGAGATTGAAATTTCTGATGAAGAAGCCGAAAAAATTACTACCGTAGCGGAAGCTGTAAATCATATTGAAGCGAAAACTCAAGCAGTAGCTTAA
- the fabF gene encoding beta-ketoacyl-ACP synthase II translates to MSNRQLKRVVVTGMGAITPIGNTLESYWTGLKEGRNGIGMITCFDTKDYACKIAGEIKDFDPLSYMERKEAKRMARFSQFAVAASVDALKDANLVINDDNADDVGIVIGTGVGGLSVMEEQNEVLLTKGPGRVTPFLVPTMISNMAAGLTAIHVGAKGPNSCAVTACAAGSNAIGDAFRLIQGGYAKAMICGGTEAAITPLAMAGFASAKALSTRNDSPETASRPFDVDRDGFVMGEGAGILILEERESAMARGARIYAEMVGYGMTCDAYHMTSPVPEGLGATKAIELALKDGNLTPDEISYVNAHGTSTSANDTTETKAIKRALGNNAYKIVVSSTKSMTGHLLGGSGGIEAVATVLAIYHDRVPPTINLQNPDPDCDLDYVAKESRQVNVEVALSNSFGFGGHNVTLAFRKHL, encoded by the coding sequence ATGAGTAATAGACAACTAAAAAGAGTTGTAGTTACAGGCATGGGAGCGATAACCCCCATCGGTAATACATTAGAATCTTATTGGACAGGGTTAAAAGAAGGACGCAACGGCATCGGTATGATTACTTGTTTTGATACAAAAGATTATGCTTGTAAAATTGCCGGAGAAATAAAAGATTTTGATCCCTTATCATACATGGAACGTAAAGAAGCCAAACGTATGGCAAGATTTTCCCAATTTGCAGTAGCTGCCAGTGTTGACGCGCTTAAAGATGCCAACTTGGTTATTAATGATGATAACGCCGATGATGTGGGTATCGTCATCGGTACGGGAGTTGGTGGTTTAAGTGTCATGGAAGAGCAAAACGAAGTATTACTAACTAAAGGGCCAGGGCGAGTTACCCCTTTTTTAGTACCAACCATGATCTCTAATATGGCAGCAGGTTTAACTGCTATTCATGTGGGAGCAAAAGGTCCTAATTCCTGTGCTGTAACGGCTTGTGCTGCGGGTTCAAATGCCATTGGGGATGCTTTTCGTCTTATTCAAGGAGGCTATGCCAAAGCCATGATTTGCGGTGGCACAGAAGCAGCGATAACTCCTTTAGCTATGGCAGGTTTTGCTTCGGCTAAGGCTTTATCCACCCGTAATGATAGCCCTGAAACTGCTAGTCGTCCTTTTGATGTCGATCGAGATGGCTTTGTCATGGGAGAAGGTGCAGGTATTCTCATTTTAGAAGAAAGAGAAAGCGCGATGGCACGGGGAGCAAGAATTTACGCTGAAATGGTAGGTTATGGCATGACTTGCGATGCCTATCATATGACTTCTCCTGTACCCGAAGGATTAGGGGCAACGAAAGCGATCGAACTAGCCTTAAAAGACGGTAACTTAACCCCTGATGAAATTAGCTATGTCAATGCCCATGGCACAAGTACTTCCGCAAATGATACTACAGAAACAAAAGCCATTAAACGGGCTTTAGGAAACAACGCCTATAAAATTGTCGTAAGTTCCACTAAATCCATGACAGGACATCTTCTAGGGGGTTCTGGGGGGATCGAAGCAGTGGCGACAGTATTGGCAATTTATCACGATCGAGTGCCTCCTACAATCAACTTACAAAATCCTGATCCAGATTGCGATTTAGATTATGTAGCAAAAGAAAGTCGTCAGGTTAATGTAGAGGTTGCCTTATCCAACTCCTTCGGTTTTGGTGGACATAACGTAACTTTAGCATTCCGCAAACACCTTTAA
- a CDS encoding UDP-glucose dehydrogenase family protein — protein MRVCVIGTGYVGLVTGVCLAHIGHDVICVDNNEEKVKLMKQGQSPIYEPGLSELMHSCMNNGKLNFTTDLASGVHHGEILFIAVGTPPLPTGESDTRYVEAVARGIGNNLNGGYKVIVNKSTVPIGSGDWVRMVVLDGFKERQIQIQGEGFVMTEEISPLFDVVSNPEFLREGSAVYDTFNPDRIVLGGSSDKAIGMMKELYEPLVERTFAHDSTMSPVPVVVTDLSSAEMIKYAANAFLATKISFINEVANICDRVGADVTQVAKGIGLDSRIGSKFLQAGIGWGGSCFPKDVSALIHTAHDYGYETELMNAAVKVNERQRVIIIEKLQQELKILKGKVIGLLGLTFKPDTDDMRDAPALNIIHELNRLGAKVKAYDPIVSQSGLSHGLSGVIIESNAEMLADGCDALVLVTDWQEFLKLDLHKLNALVKNPLMIDGRNFLDRTSIEKAGFRYVGIGR, from the coding sequence ATGAGAGTTTGTGTCATCGGTACTGGATATGTAGGATTAGTTACTGGTGTTTGTTTAGCCCATATCGGTCATGATGTTATTTGTGTGGATAATAACGAAGAAAAAGTTAAGCTCATGAAACAAGGACAATCCCCTATTTACGAGCCCGGATTGTCAGAGTTAATGCACTCTTGTATGAACAACGGTAAGTTGAATTTTACCACAGACTTAGCTTCGGGAGTTCATCATGGAGAAATTTTATTTATCGCTGTGGGTACTCCTCCTTTACCTACGGGAGAAAGCGATACCCGTTATGTGGAAGCGGTGGCTAGGGGTATTGGGAATAACCTTAATGGTGGTTATAAAGTAATTGTTAATAAGTCAACTGTACCCATCGGCTCTGGAGATTGGGTGAGAATGGTTGTTTTAGATGGTTTTAAGGAAAGACAAATTCAAATTCAAGGGGAAGGATTCGTGATGACGGAAGAAATTTCTCCTTTGTTTGATGTGGTGAGTAATCCTGAGTTTTTGCGAGAAGGTAGTGCAGTTTATGACACTTTTAATCCCGATCGAATCGTCTTAGGAGGTAGCAGTGACAAGGCTATCGGTATGATGAAGGAATTATATGAACCTTTGGTCGAGCGAACCTTTGCCCATGATAGCACTATGTCACCAGTGCCAGTAGTCGTAACAGATTTGAGTTCGGCGGAAATGATCAAATATGCCGCTAATGCCTTCCTTGCCACGAAGATTAGTTTTATCAATGAAGTAGCGAATATATGCGATCGAGTCGGTGCTGATGTTACCCAAGTAGCTAAAGGTATTGGTTTAGATTCCCGTATCGGCAGTAAATTTTTACAAGCAGGTATCGGTTGGGGAGGCTCATGTTTTCCTAAAGATGTGTCGGCTTTAATTCATACTGCCCATGACTACGGTTACGAAACAGAATTAATGAATGCCGCCGTGAAAGTAAATGAACGTCAACGGGTAATTATCATTGAAAAACTGCAACAGGAGTTAAAAATTCTCAAGGGTAAAGTGATTGGTTTATTAGGTTTAACCTTCAAACCTGACACCGATGATATGCGCGATGCCCCTGCTTTAAATATTATCCACGAATTAAATCGTCTTGGTGCTAAAGTGAAGGCTTATGATCCTATTGTTTCTCAAAGTGGTTTAAGTCATGGACTTTCTGGAGTCATCATCGAAAGTAATGCCGAAATGTTAGCGGATGGTTGCGATGCCTTAGTTTTAGTCACCGATTGGCAAGAATTTTTGAAACTAGATTTACATAAACTGAATGCTTTAGTGAAAAATCCTCTCATGATTGACGGTCGTAATTTCCTCGATCGCACCTCGATCGAAAAAGCAGGTTTCCGTTACGTTGGCATCGGCAGATAG
- a CDS encoding DUF4336 domain-containing protein, with the protein MGSEKKAQHWRYWFVLPLYPYQVRPTVREEIIKDTLWTFEQPHGLLYAVVPIRMTIVKLAQGGLLVYCPIAPTPECVNLVRELENQHGKVKYIIHSTSSGLEHKIFVGPFSRYFPTAEVWSAPSQWSFPINLPLSWLGFPAQRTKILPLDYRESPFADEFKYQILDIDLSQGSFVEVALLHQNSKTLLLTDSLIKIPSSPPKIIEINPFPLLFHSRESGLDNPENTEKNRLKGWYRICLFALYFRPSMIDTTPLKQLIQEAFRAIDRTPRNYFGLYPFRWKNQWQKSFEAIKERLLVAPILETLILPQAPKEVINWANYIATWDFEQIIPAHFSAPIKTTPSEFRQAFSFLEKKSLYPSGNEQIYQQDSQFIKQLERQLIKLRIAKPPKECRIEN; encoded by the coding sequence ATGGGAAGTGAAAAAAAAGCACAACATTGGCGATATTGGTTTGTTTTACCCCTTTACCCTTATCAAGTGCGCCCCACGGTGAGGGAAGAAATTATTAAGGATACCCTTTGGACATTTGAGCAACCTCATGGTTTATTATATGCTGTTGTGCCAATTCGTATGACGATCGTCAAATTAGCACAGGGTGGTTTATTGGTGTATTGTCCGATCGCACCCACTCCCGAATGTGTTAACCTTGTGAGAGAATTAGAAAATCAACACGGAAAAGTTAAATATATCATTCACTCTACCAGTTCAGGGCTAGAACACAAAATATTTGTAGGTCCTTTTTCTCGTTATTTTCCCACCGCCGAAGTTTGGAGTGCGCCGAGTCAGTGGAGTTTTCCTATCAATTTACCCTTATCATGGCTTGGATTTCCTGCCCAACGCACGAAAATTTTACCCCTTGATTATCGAGAATCTCCCTTTGCAGATGAATTTAAGTATCAAATTTTAGATATTGATTTAAGTCAAGGTTCGTTTGTGGAAGTTGCTTTATTACATCAAAACTCTAAAACTTTATTGTTGACAGATAGCCTGATTAAAATACCCTCATCGCCACCGAAAATTATTGAAATTAATCCCTTTCCCTTACTGTTTCATAGTCGAGAATCGGGGTTAGATAATCCTGAAAATACCGAAAAAAATCGTCTCAAAGGATGGTACAGAATCTGTTTATTTGCCCTTTATTTCCGTCCTAGCATGATTGATACAACCCCCCTCAAACAACTAATTCAAGAGGCATTCAGGGCGATCGATCGAACCCCTCGTAACTATTTTGGCTTGTACCCTTTTCGATGGAAAAATCAATGGCAAAAATCCTTTGAAGCCATTAAAGAAAGATTATTAGTTGCACCCATACTAGAGACTTTAATTTTACCTCAAGCCCCAAAAGAGGTGATTAATTGGGCGAATTATATTGCAACGTGGGATTTTGAGCAAATTATCCCCGCCCATTTTAGTGCCCCCATCAAAACTACTCCTTCAGAATTTCGTCAAGCCTTCTCTTTTTTGGAAAAAAAATCTCTTTATCCCAGTGGCAATGAGCAAATTTATCAACAAGATAGCCAGTTTATCAAGCAGTTAGAAAGACAACTCATTAAATTACGCATTGCAAAACCACCAAAAGAATGCAGAATTGAGAATTGA
- a CDS encoding FKBP-type peptidyl-prolyl cis-trans isomerase produces the protein MKPIIFSMGIILVCAGFLIISLIFNNSKPEAIASEISTNNVTLTQNVSEKSTLIADASKLKPQGNMDIDLSTAQTSSTGLMYIETTAGEGVTPQRGQKVTVHYTGYLAEEGFKRGKKFDSSLDRNQPFTFTIGVGQVIKGWDEGVANMNVGTKSTLIIPPDLGYGSRGAGGAIPPNATLIFDVELLGIK, from the coding sequence ATGAAACCAATTATATTTAGTATGGGAATAATTCTCGTGTGTGCAGGATTTTTGATTATTTCCCTGATATTTAATAATAGTAAACCAGAAGCGATCGCTTCAGAAATAAGTACAAATAATGTTACACTAACTCAGAATGTATCTGAAAAGTCAACTTTGATAGCAGATGCAAGTAAATTAAAACCTCAAGGAAATATGGACATAGATTTATCAACAGCGCAAACCTCCTCCACTGGATTAATGTATATTGAAACCACCGCAGGAGAAGGAGTTACTCCCCAAAGAGGGCAAAAAGTAACAGTACATTACACTGGTTATTTAGCAGAAGAAGGCTTTAAAAGAGGCAAAAAATTTGATAGCTCTCTCGATCGAAATCAACCTTTTACCTTTACCATTGGGGTAGGGCAAGTAATTAAAGGATGGGATGAAGGAGTAGCGAATATGAATGTTGGTACAAAAAGTACTTTAATCATTCCTCCCGATTTGGGCTATGGAAGTAGAGGTGCAGGAGGTGCGATTCCCCCCAATGCGACTTTAATTTTTGACGTAGAATTATTAGGAATTAAGTAA